The following coding sequences lie in one Cronobacter universalis NCTC 9529 genomic window:
- the secY gene encoding preprotein translocase subunit SecY, whose amino-acid sequence MAKQPGLDFQSAKGGLGELKRRLLFVIGALIVFRIGSFIPIPGIDAAVLAKLLEQQRGTIIEMFNMFSGGALSRASIFALGIMPYISASIIIQLLTVVHPTLAEMKKEGESGRRKISQYTRYGTLVLAIFQSIGIATGLPNMPGMQGLVINPGFAFYFTAVVSLVTGTMFLMWLGEQITERGIGNGISIIIFAGIVAGLPPAIGHTIEQARQGDLHFLLLLLVAVLVFAVTFFVVFVERGQRRIVVNYAKRQQGRRVYAAQSTHLPLKVNMAGVIPAIFASSIILFPATIASWFGGGTGWNWLTTISLYLQPGQPLYVLLYASAIIFFCFFYTALVFNPRETADNLKKSGAFVPGIRPGEQTAKYIDKVMTRLTLVGALYITFICLIPEFMRDAMKVPFYFGGTSLLIVVVVIMDFMAQVQTLMMSSQYESALKKANLKGYGR is encoded by the coding sequence ATGGCTAAACAACCGGGATTAGATTTTCAAAGTGCCAAAGGTGGCCTTGGCGAACTGAAACGCAGACTGCTGTTTGTTATCGGTGCGCTGATTGTGTTCCGAATTGGCTCTTTTATTCCGATCCCTGGTATTGATGCCGCTGTACTTGCCAAACTGCTTGAGCAACAGCGTGGCACCATCATTGAAATGTTCAACATGTTCTCTGGTGGTGCTCTTAGCCGTGCTTCGATCTTCGCCTTGGGTATTATGCCGTATATTTCGGCTTCTATTATTATCCAGCTGCTGACCGTCGTTCATCCGACGCTGGCGGAAATGAAGAAAGAAGGGGAGTCTGGTCGTCGTAAGATCAGCCAGTACACCCGCTACGGTACTCTGGTGCTGGCAATATTTCAGTCGATCGGTATTGCTACCGGTTTGCCGAATATGCCTGGTATGCAAGGCCTGGTAATTAATCCGGGCTTTGCATTCTATTTCACCGCTGTTGTGAGTCTGGTTACCGGGACAATGTTCCTGATGTGGCTGGGCGAACAGATTACTGAACGTGGTATCGGCAACGGTATCTCAATCATAATCTTCGCTGGTATCGTTGCGGGACTTCCGCCGGCCATTGGCCATACCATCGAGCAAGCGCGGCAAGGCGACCTGCACTTCCTCCTGTTGCTGTTGGTTGCAGTATTAGTATTCGCAGTGACTTTCTTTGTTGTCTTTGTTGAGCGTGGTCAGCGCCGTATCGTCGTGAACTATGCAAAACGTCAGCAAGGTCGTCGTGTCTATGCTGCACAGAGCACACATTTACCGCTGAAAGTGAACATGGCTGGGGTTATTCCGGCAATTTTCGCTTCCAGTATTATTCTGTTCCCGGCGACCATCGCGTCATGGTTCGGGGGCGGTACTGGTTGGAACTGGCTGACAACAATTTCGCTGTATTTGCAGCCTGGGCAACCGCTTTATGTGTTACTCTATGCGTCTGCAATCATCTTCTTCTGTTTCTTCTACACGGCGTTGGTTTTCAACCCGCGTGAGACAGCAGATAACCTGAAGAAGTCCGGTGCATTTGTACCAGGAATTCGTCCGGGAGAACAAACGGCGAAGTATATCGATAAAGTAATGACACGCCTGACTCTGGTTGGCGCGCTGTATATTACTTTCATTTGCCTGATCCCGGAGTTCATGCGTGACGCAATGAAAGTCCCGTTCTATTTCGGTGGAACGTCGTTACTTATCGTTGTTGTTGTGATCATGGACTTTATGGCTCAAGTGCAAACTCTGATGATGTCTAGTCAGTATGAGTCTGCATTGAAGAAAGCGAACCTCAAAGGCTATGGCCGTTAA
- the rplO gene encoding 50S ribosomal protein L15, translating to MRLNTLSPAEGSKKAGKRLGRGIGSGLGKTGGRGHKGQKSRSGGGVRRGFEGGQMPLYRRLPKFGFTSRKAMITAEVRLSDLAKVEGDVVDLNTLKAANIIGIQIEFAKVILAGEVTRPVTVRGLRVTKGARAAIEAAGGKIEE from the coding sequence ATGCGTTTAAATACTCTGTCTCCGGCCGAAGGCTCCAAAAAGGCGGGTAAACGCCTGGGTCGTGGTATCGGTTCTGGCCTCGGTAAAACCGGTGGTCGTGGTCACAAAGGTCAGAAGTCTCGTTCTGGCGGTGGCGTACGTCGCGGTTTCGAGGGTGGTCAGATGCCTCTGTACCGTCGTCTGCCGAAATTCGGTTTTACTTCTCGTAAAGCAATGATCACTGCAGAAGTTCGTCTGTCTGATCTGGCTAAAGTAGAAGGCGACGTTGTAGACCTGAACACGCTGAAAGCGGCAAACATTATCGGCATCCAGATTGAATTCGCGAAAGTGATTCTTGCTGGTGAAGTTACTCGTCCGGTAACTGTTCGTGGCCTGCGTGTGACTAAAGGCGCTCGTGCTGCTATCGAAGCTGCTGGCGGTAAAATCGAGGAATAA
- the rpmD gene encoding 50S ribosomal protein L30, with translation MAKTIKITQTRSAIGRLPKHKATLLGLGLRRIGHTVEREDTPAVRGMVNAVSFMVKVEE, from the coding sequence ATGGCAAAGACTATTAAAATCACTCAAACCCGCAGTGCAATCGGTCGTCTGCCGAAACACAAGGCAACGCTGCTTGGCCTGGGTCTGCGTCGTATTGGTCACACCGTTGAGCGCGAGGATACTCCTGCTGTTCGCGGTATGGTCAACGCGGTTTCCTTCATGGTTAAAGTTGAGGAGTAA
- the rpsE gene encoding 30S ribosomal protein S5, with product MAHIEKQAGELQEKLIAVNRVSKTVKGGRIFSFTALTVVGDGNGRVGFGYGKAREVPAAIQKAMEKARRNMINVALNHGTLQHPVKGAHTGSRVFMQPASEGTGIIAGGAMRAVLEVAGVHNVLAKAYGSTNPINVVRATIDGLANMKSPEMVAAKRGKSVEEILG from the coding sequence ATGGCTCACATCGAAAAACAAGCTGGCGAACTGCAGGAAAAGCTGATCGCGGTAAACCGCGTATCTAAAACCGTAAAAGGTGGTCGTATTTTTAGCTTCACCGCTCTGACTGTAGTTGGTGATGGCAACGGCCGCGTTGGTTTTGGTTACGGTAAAGCACGCGAAGTTCCGGCAGCGATCCAGAAAGCGATGGAAAAAGCTCGTCGCAATATGATTAACGTCGCGCTGAACCACGGCACCCTGCAGCACCCGGTTAAAGGTGCTCACACGGGTTCTCGTGTATTCATGCAGCCGGCTTCCGAAGGTACCGGTATCATCGCCGGTGGTGCAATGCGCGCCGTTCTGGAAGTCGCTGGGGTTCATAACGTTCTGGCTAAAGCCTATGGTTCCACCAACCCGATCAACGTGGTTCGTGCGACTATTGATGGCCTGGCCAACATGAAATCCCCGGAAATGGTCGCTGCCAAGCGTGGTAAATCCGTTGAAGAAATTCTGGGGTAA
- the rplR gene encoding 50S ribosomal protein L18, whose amino-acid sequence MDKKSARIRRATRARRKLKELGATRLVVHRTPRHIYAQVIAPNGSEVLVAASTVEKAIAEQLKYTGNKDAAAAVGKAVAERALEKGIKDVSFDRSGFQYHGRVQALADAAREAGLQF is encoded by the coding sequence ATGGATAAGAAATCTGCTCGTATCCGTCGTGCGACCCGCGCACGTCGCAAGCTCAAAGAGCTTGGTGCGACCCGCCTGGTGGTACATCGTACCCCGCGTCATATTTACGCACAGGTAATCGCCCCGAACGGTTCTGAAGTTCTGGTAGCTGCTTCTACTGTAGAAAAAGCTATCGCTGAGCAACTGAAGTACACTGGAAACAAAGACGCCGCTGCTGCAGTTGGTAAAGCTGTTGCTGAGCGCGCTCTGGAAAAAGGCATCAAAGATGTTTCCTTTGACCGCTCTGGTTTCCAATATCATGGTCGTGTCCAGGCACTGGCAGATGCTGCCCGTGAAGCTGGCCTTCAGTTCTAA
- the rplF gene encoding 50S ribosomal protein L6, with the protein MSRVAKAPVVIPAGVDVKLNGQVITIKGKNGELTRTLNDAVEVKHADNALTFGPRDGYADGWAQAGTARALLNSMVIGVTEGFTKKLQLVGVGYRAAIKGNVVNLALGFSHPVDHQLPAGITAECPSQTEIVLKGADKQLIGQVAADLRAYRRPEPYKGKGVRYADEVVRTKEAKKK; encoded by the coding sequence ATGTCTCGTGTTGCTAAAGCACCGGTCGTTATTCCTGCCGGCGTTGATGTAAAACTCAACGGTCAGGTTATCACGATCAAAGGTAAAAACGGCGAGCTGACTCGTACTCTCAACGATGCTGTTGAAGTTAAACATGCAGATAATGCTCTGACTTTCGGTCCGCGTGATGGTTACGCAGACGGTTGGGCTCAGGCTGGTACCGCGCGTGCCCTGCTGAATTCAATGGTTATCGGTGTTACCGAAGGCTTCACTAAGAAGCTGCAGCTGGTTGGTGTAGGTTATCGTGCAGCGATCAAAGGGAACGTAGTAAACCTGGCTCTGGGTTTCTCTCATCCTGTTGATCATCAGCTGCCTGCGGGTATCACTGCAGAATGTCCGTCTCAGACTGAAATCGTGCTGAAAGGCGCTGATAAACAGCTGATCGGCCAGGTTGCTGCTGACCTGCGCGCCTACCGTCGTCCTGAGCCTTACAAAGGCAAGGGTGTTCGTTACGCCGACGAAGTCGTGCGTACCAAAGAGGCTAAGAAGAAGTAA
- the rpsH gene encoding 30S ribosomal protein S8, with translation MSMQDPIADMLTRIRNGQAANKAAVTMPSSKLKVAIANVLKEEGFIEDFKVEGDTKPELEVTLKYFQGKAVVESIQRVSRPGLRIYKKKDELPKVMAGLGIAVISTSKGVMTDRAARQAGLGGEIICYVA, from the coding sequence ATGAGCATGCAAGATCCGATCGCGGATATGCTGACCCGTATCCGTAACGGTCAGGCCGCGAACAAAGCTGCGGTCACCATGCCTTCCTCCAAGCTGAAAGTGGCAATCGCCAACGTGCTGAAGGAAGAAGGTTTTATTGAAGATTTTAAAGTTGAAGGCGACACCAAGCCGGAACTGGAAGTAACTCTTAAATACTTCCAGGGTAAAGCTGTTGTAGAAAGCATTCAGCGTGTCAGCCGCCCAGGTCTGCGCATCTATAAGAAAAAAGATGAGCTGCCAAAAGTTATGGCTGGCCTGGGTATCGCGGTTATTTCTACCTCTAAAGGTGTTATGACTGATCGTGCAGCGCGCCAGGCTGGTCTTGGTGGCGAAATTATCTGCTACGTAGCCTAA
- the rpsN gene encoding 30S ribosomal protein S14, whose protein sequence is MAKQSMKAREVKRVALAEKYFAKRAELKAIISDVNASDEDRWNAVLKLQTLPRDSSPSRQRNRCRQTGRPHAFLRKFGLSRIKVREAAMRGEIPGLKKASW, encoded by the coding sequence ATGGCTAAGCAATCAATGAAAGCACGCGAAGTAAAGCGCGTAGCTTTAGCTGAAAAATACTTCGCTAAACGCGCTGAACTGAAAGCGATCATTTCTGATGTGAACGCTTCCGACGAAGATCGTTGGAACGCTGTTCTGAAGCTGCAGACTCTGCCGCGTGATTCCAGCCCGTCTCGTCAGCGTAACCGCTGCCGTCAAACTGGTCGTCCGCACGCTTTCCTGCGGAAGTTCGGGTTGAGCCGTATCAAGGTCCGTGAAGCCGCTATGCGCGGTGAAATCCCGGGTCTGAAAAAGGCTAGCTGGTAA
- the rplE gene encoding 50S ribosomal protein L5, with the protein MAKLHDYYKDEVVNKLMTEFNYNSVMQVPRVEKITLNMGVGEAIADKKLLDNAAADLAAISGQKPLITKARKSVAGFKIRQGYPIGCKVTLRGERMWEFFERLITIAVPRIRDFRGLSAKSFDGRGNYSMGVREQIIFPEIDYDKVDRVRGLDITITTTAKSDEEGRALLAAFDFPFRK; encoded by the coding sequence ATGGCGAAACTGCATGATTACTACAAAGACGAAGTAGTTAACAAACTCATGACTGAGTTTAACTACAATTCTGTCATGCAAGTCCCTCGGGTCGAGAAGATCACCCTGAACATGGGTGTTGGTGAAGCGATCGCTGACAAGAAACTGCTGGATAACGCAGCAGCTGACCTGGCAGCAATCTCCGGTCAAAAACCGCTGATCACCAAAGCACGCAAATCTGTTGCAGGCTTCAAAATCCGTCAGGGCTATCCGATCGGCTGTAAAGTAACTCTGCGTGGCGAACGCATGTGGGAGTTCTTTGAGCGTCTGATCACTATTGCTGTACCGCGTATTCGTGACTTCCGCGGCCTGTCCGCTAAGTCTTTCGACGGTCGTGGCAATTACAGCATGGGTGTCCGTGAGCAGATCATCTTCCCGGAAATCGACTATGACAAAGTCGATCGCGTTCGTGGTTTGGATATTACCATTACCACTACTGCGAAATCTGATGAAGAAGGCCGTGCTCTGCTGGCTGCCTTTGACTTCCCGTTCCGCAAGTAA
- the rplX gene encoding 50S ribosomal protein L24, with amino-acid sequence MAAKIRRDDEVIVLTGKDKGKRGKVKNVLSSGKIIVEGINLVKKHQKPVPALNQPGGIVEKEAAIQVSNVAIFNAATGKADRVGFRFEDGKKVRFFKSNSETIK; translated from the coding sequence ATGGCAGCGAAAATCCGTCGTGATGACGAAGTTATCGTGTTAACCGGTAAAGATAAAGGTAAGCGCGGTAAAGTTAAGAATGTCCTGTCTTCCGGCAAGATCATTGTTGAAGGTATCAACCTGGTTAAGAAACATCAGAAGCCGGTTCCGGCCCTGAACCAACCGGGTGGCATCGTTGAAAAAGAAGCTGCTATTCAGGTTTCTAACGTTGCAATCTTCAATGCGGCAACCGGCAAGGCTGACCGTGTAGGCTTTAGATTCGAAGACGGCAAAAAAGTCCGTTTCTTCAAGTCTAACAGCGAAACTATCAAGTAA
- the rplN gene encoding 50S ribosomal protein L14, translated as MIQEQTMLNVADNSGARRVMCIKVLGGSHRRYAGVGDIIKITIKEAIPRGKVKKGDVLKAVVVRTKKGVRRPDGSVVRFDGNACVLLNNNSEQPIGTRIFGPVTRELRSEKFMKIISLAPEVL; from the coding sequence ATGATCCAAGAACAGACTATGCTGAACGTCGCCGACAACTCCGGCGCGCGTCGCGTAATGTGTATCAAGGTTCTGGGTGGCTCGCACCGTCGCTACGCAGGCGTCGGCGACATCATCAAAATTACCATCAAGGAAGCAATTCCGCGCGGTAAAGTTAAGAAAGGTGATGTGCTGAAGGCGGTAGTGGTGCGCACCAAGAAGGGTGTTCGTCGCCCTGACGGTTCTGTCGTTCGCTTCGATGGCAATGCTTGTGTTCTTCTGAACAACAACAGCGAGCAGCCTATCGGTACGCGTATTTTTGGGCCGGTAACTCGTGAACTTCGTTCTGAGAAGTTTATGAAAATCATCTCTCTGGCACCAGAAGTACTCTAA
- the rpsQ gene encoding 30S ribosomal protein S17: MTDKIRTLQGRVVSDKMEKSIVVAIERFVKHPIYGKFIKRTTKLHVHDENNECGIGDVVEIRECRPLSKTKSWTLVRVVEKAVL, from the coding sequence ATGACCGATAAAATCCGTACTCTGCAAGGTCGCGTTGTTAGCGACAAAATGGAGAAATCCATTGTTGTTGCCATCGAGCGTTTTGTGAAACACCCGATCTACGGTAAATTCATTAAGCGTACGACCAAACTGCACGTACATGACGAGAACAACGAATGCGGTATCGGTGACGTGGTTGAAATCCGCGAATGCCGTCCGCTGTCCAAGACTAAGTCCTGGACGCTGGTTCGCGTTGTAGAGAAAGCGGTTCTGTAA
- the rpmC gene encoding 50S ribosomal protein L29: protein MKAKELREKSVEELNTELLNLLREQFNLRMQAASGQLQQTHLLKQVRRDVARVKTLLTEKAGA, encoded by the coding sequence ATGAAAGCAAAAGAGCTGCGTGAGAAGAGTGTTGAAGAGCTGAACACCGAGCTGCTTAACCTGCTGCGCGAGCAGTTCAACCTGCGTATGCAGGCTGCAAGTGGCCAGCTGCAACAGACTCACCTGTTGAAGCAAGTGCGTCGTGATGTCGCACGCGTTAAGACTTTACTGACTGAGAAGGCGGGTGCGTAA
- the rplP gene encoding 50S ribosomal protein L16: MLQPKRTKFRKVHKGRNRGLAQGTDVSFGTYGLKAVGRGRLTARQIEAARRAMTRAVKRQGKIWIRVFPDKPITEKPLEVRMGKGKGNVEYWVALIQPGKVLYEMDGVPEELAREAFKLAAAKLPIKTTFVTKTVM, translated from the coding sequence ATGTTACAACCAAAGCGTACAAAATTCCGTAAAGTGCACAAAGGCCGCAACCGTGGTCTGGCGCAGGGTACGGATGTTAGCTTCGGCACTTACGGTCTTAAAGCTGTTGGCCGTGGTCGTCTGACTGCCCGTCAGATCGAAGCAGCACGTCGTGCAATGACCCGTGCAGTTAAGCGTCAGGGTAAGATCTGGATCCGTGTATTCCCGGACAAACCGATCACCGAAAAGCCGCTGGAAGTGCGTATGGGTAAAGGTAAAGGTAACGTGGAGTATTGGGTTGCCTTGATTCAGCCGGGTAAAGTCCTGTACGAAATGGACGGTGTGCCGGAAGAGCTGGCCCGTGAAGCATTCAAGCTGGCAGCAGCGAAACTGCCGATTAAAACCACCTTTGTAACTAAGACGGTGATGTAA
- the rpsC gene encoding 30S ribosomal protein S3, protein MGQKVHPNGIRLGIVKPWNSTWFANTKEFADNLDSDFKVRQYLNKELAKASVSRIVIERPAKSIRVTIHTARPGIVIGKKGEDVEKLRKGVADIAGVPAQINIAEVRKPELDAKLVADSITSQLERRVMFRRAMKRAVQNAMRLGAKGIKVEVSGRLGGAEIARTEWYREGRVPLHTLRADIDYNTSEAHTTYGVIGVKVWIFKGEILGGMAAVEQPEKPAAQPKKQQRKGRK, encoded by the coding sequence ATGGGTCAGAAAGTACATCCTAATGGTATTCGCCTGGGTATTGTCAAACCATGGAACTCTACCTGGTTCGCGAACACCAAAGAATTCGCTGACAACCTGGACAGCGACTTTAAAGTTCGTCAGTACCTGAACAAGGAACTGGCTAAAGCGTCTGTATCTCGTATCGTTATCGAGCGTCCGGCTAAGAGCATTCGTGTGACTATTCACACTGCTCGCCCGGGTATCGTTATCGGTAAGAAAGGTGAAGACGTTGAAAAACTGCGTAAGGGCGTAGCGGACATCGCTGGCGTGCCTGCACAGATCAATATCGCCGAAGTTCGTAAACCTGAACTGGACGCAAAACTGGTTGCTGACAGCATCACTTCTCAGCTGGAACGTCGTGTTATGTTCCGTCGTGCTATGAAGCGTGCTGTACAGAACGCCATGCGTCTGGGCGCTAAAGGTATCAAAGTTGAAGTTAGCGGCCGTCTGGGCGGCGCTGAGATCGCACGTACCGAATGGTACCGTGAAGGTCGCGTTCCGCTGCACACTCTGCGCGCTGACATCGACTACAACACCTCCGAAGCGCACACCACTTACGGTGTAATCGGCGTTAAAGTGTGGATCTTCAAAGGTGAGATCCTTGGTGGTATGGCTGCTGTTGAACAACCGGAAAAACCGGCTGCTCAACCGAAAAAGCAGCAGCGTAAAGGCCGTAAATAA
- the rplV gene encoding 50S ribosomal protein L22: METIAKHRHARSSAQKVRLVADLIRGKKVSQALDILTYTNKKAAVLVKKVLESAIANAEHNDGADIDDLKVTKIFVDEGPSMKRIMPRAKGRADRILKRTSHITVVVSDR; encoded by the coding sequence ATGGAAACTATCGCTAAACATCGCCATGCTCGTTCTTCTGCTCAGAAGGTTCGCCTCGTGGCTGACCTGATTCGCGGTAAGAAAGTGTCGCAGGCTCTGGATATTCTGACCTACACCAATAAGAAAGCGGCTGTATTGGTTAAGAAAGTCCTGGAATCTGCCATTGCTAACGCTGAACACAACGATGGCGCTGACATTGACGATCTGAAAGTCACGAAAATTTTCGTAGACGAAGGCCCGAGCATGAAACGCATTATGCCGCGTGCGAAAGGTCGTGCAGATCGCATTCTGAAGCGCACCAGCCACATCACTGTGGTTGTGTCCGATCGCTGA
- the rpsS gene encoding 30S ribosomal protein S19, which translates to MPRSLKKGPFIDLHLLKKVEKAVESGDKKPLRTWSRRSTIFPNMIGLTIAVHNGRQHVPVFVSDEMVGHKLGEFAPTRTYRGHAADKKAKKK; encoded by the coding sequence ATGCCACGTTCTCTCAAGAAAGGTCCTTTTATTGACCTGCACTTGCTGAAGAAGGTAGAGAAAGCGGTGGAAAGCGGTGACAAGAAGCCCCTGCGCACTTGGTCCCGTCGTTCAACGATCTTTCCAAACATGATCGGTTTGACCATCGCTGTCCATAATGGTCGTCAGCACGTTCCAGTCTTTGTTTCCGACGAAATGGTCGGTCACAAACTGGGTGAATTCGCACCGACCCGTACTTATCGCGGTCACGCGGCTGATAAAAAAGCCAAGAAGAAATAA
- the rplB gene encoding 50S ribosomal protein L2, translated as MAVVKCKPTSPGRRHVVKVVNPELHKGKPFAPLLEKNSKSGGRNNNGRITTRHIGGGHKQAYRIVDFKRNKDGIPAVVERLEYDPNRSANIALVLYKDGERRYILAPKGLKAGDQIQSGVDAAIKPGNTLPMRNIPVGSTVHNVEMKPGKGGQLARSAGTYVQIVARDGAYVTLRLRSGEMRKVEADCRATLGEVGNAEHMLRVLGKAGAARWRGVRPTVRGTAMNPVDHPHGGGEGRNFGKHPVTPWGVQTKGKKTRSNKRTDKFIVRRRSK; from the coding sequence ATGGCAGTTGTTAAATGTAAACCGACATCTCCGGGTCGTCGCCACGTTGTTAAAGTGGTTAACCCTGAGCTGCACAAGGGCAAACCTTTTGCTCCGTTGCTGGAAAAAAACAGCAAATCCGGTGGTCGTAACAACAATGGCCGTATCACCACTCGTCACATCGGTGGTGGTCACAAACAGGCCTACCGTATTGTTGACTTCAAACGCAACAAAGACGGTATCCCGGCAGTTGTTGAACGTCTTGAGTACGATCCGAACCGCTCCGCGAACATCGCGCTGGTTCTGTACAAAGACGGCGAACGCCGTTACATCCTGGCCCCGAAAGGCCTGAAAGCTGGCGACCAGATTCAGTCTGGCGTTGATGCTGCAATCAAACCAGGTAACACCCTGCCGATGCGCAACATCCCGGTTGGTTCTACTGTTCACAACGTAGAAATGAAACCAGGTAAAGGCGGTCAGCTGGCACGTTCAGCTGGTACCTATGTTCAGATCGTTGCTCGTGACGGTGCTTATGTCACCCTGCGTCTGCGTTCTGGCGAAATGCGTAAAGTGGAAGCTGACTGCCGCGCGACTCTGGGCGAAGTTGGTAACGCTGAGCATATGCTGCGCGTTCTGGGTAAAGCAGGTGCTGCACGCTGGCGTGGTGTTCGTCCGACCGTTCGCGGTACGGCGATGAACCCGGTAGATCACCCACATGGTGGTGGTGAAGGTCGTAACTTTGGTAAGCACCCGGTAACTCCGTGGGGCGTTCAGACCAAAGGTAAGAAGACCCGCAGCAACAAGCGTACTGATAAATTCATCGTACGTCGCCGTAGCAAATAA
- the rplW gene encoding 50S ribosomal protein L23 — protein sequence MIREERLLKVLRAPHVSEKASTAMEKTNTIVLKVAKDATKAEIKAAVQKLFEVEVEVVNTLVVKGKVKRHGQRIGRRSDWKKAYVTLKEGQNLDFIGGAE from the coding sequence ATGATTCGTGAAGAACGTCTGCTGAAGGTGCTGCGCGCACCGCACGTTTCTGAAAAAGCGTCTACTGCGATGGAAAAAACCAACACCATCGTTCTCAAAGTTGCTAAAGACGCGACTAAAGCAGAAATCAAAGCTGCTGTGCAGAAACTGTTTGAAGTCGAAGTCGAAGTCGTTAACACCCTGGTTGTTAAAGGGAAAGTTAAACGTCACGGACAGCGTATCGGTCGTCGTAGCGACTGGAAAAAAGCTTACGTCACCCTGAAAGAAGGCCAGAATCTGGACTTCATCGGCGGCGCTGAGTAA
- the rplD gene encoding 50S ribosomal protein L4: protein MELVLKDAQSALTVSETTFGRDFNEALVHQVVVAYAAGARQGTRAQKTRAEVTGSGKKPWRQKGTGRARSGSIKSPIWRSGGVTFAARPQDHSQKVNKKMYRGALKSILSELVRQDRLIVVEKFSVEAPKTKLLAQKLKDMALEDVLIITGELDENLFLAARNLHKVDVRDATGIDPVSLIAFDKVVMTADAVKQVEEMLA, encoded by the coding sequence ATGGAATTAGTACTGAAAGACGCGCAGAGCGCGCTGACTGTTTCCGAAACTACCTTCGGTCGTGATTTCAACGAAGCGCTGGTACACCAGGTTGTAGTTGCTTACGCAGCTGGTGCTCGTCAGGGTACTCGTGCTCAGAAGACCCGTGCTGAAGTAACTGGCTCCGGTAAAAAACCGTGGCGCCAGAAAGGCACCGGCCGTGCGCGTTCTGGTTCTATCAAGAGCCCGATCTGGCGCTCTGGTGGCGTGACCTTCGCTGCGCGTCCGCAGGACCACAGTCAAAAAGTTAACAAAAAGATGTACCGCGGCGCGCTGAAAAGCATTCTGTCCGAACTGGTACGTCAGGATCGTCTGATCGTTGTCGAGAAGTTCTCTGTAGAAGCGCCGAAAACCAAGCTGCTGGCACAGAAACTGAAAGACATGGCTCTGGAAGATGTGCTGATCATCACCGGTGAGCTGGACGAAAACCTGTTCCTGGCCGCACGTAACCTGCACAAGGTTGACGTACGCGATGCTACAGGTATCGACCCGGTTAGCCTGATCGCCTTCGACAAAGTCGTAATGACTGCTGATGCTGTTAAGCAAGTTGAGGAGATGCTGGCATGA
- the rplC gene encoding 50S ribosomal protein L3, whose product MIGLVGKKVGMTRIFTEEGVSIPVTVIEVEANRVTQVKDLANDGYRAVQVTTGAKKANRVTKPEAGHFAKAGVEAGRGLWEFRLADGEEFTVGQSISVELFAEVKKVDVTGTSKGKGFAGTVKRWNFRTQDATHGNSLSHRVPGSIGQNQTPGKVFKGKKMAGQLGNERVTVQSLDVVRVDAERNLLLVKGAVPGATGSDLIVKPAVKA is encoded by the coding sequence ATGATTGGTTTAGTCGGTAAAAAAGTGGGTATGACCCGCATCTTCACTGAAGAAGGCGTTTCTATCCCAGTAACCGTAATCGAAGTTGAAGCAAACCGCGTTACTCAGGTTAAAGACCTGGCTAACGACGGCTACCGCGCTGTGCAGGTTACCACCGGTGCTAAAAAAGCTAACCGCGTAACTAAGCCGGAAGCGGGTCACTTCGCTAAAGCTGGCGTAGAAGCTGGCCGTGGTCTGTGGGAATTCCGTCTCGCTGATGGCGAAGAATTCACTGTAGGTCAGAGCATTAGCGTTGAGCTGTTTGCTGAAGTTAAAAAAGTCGACGTAACTGGCACCTCTAAAGGTAAAGGTTTCGCCGGTACCGTTAAGCGCTGGAACTTCCGTACCCAGGACGCTACCCACGGTAACTCCTTGTCTCACCGCGTTCCGGGTTCTATCGGTCAGAACCAGACTCCGGGCAAAGTGTTCAAAGGCAAGAAAATGGCAGGTCAGCTGGGTAACGAACGTGTAACTGTTCAGAGCCTGGACGTAGTACGTGTTGACGCTGAGCGCAACCTGCTGCTGGTTAAAGGTGCTGTCCCGGGTGCAACCGGTAGCGACCTGATCGTTAAACCAGCTGTGAAGGCGTGA